ATGTATattagatggggtttttggtaagggatccactctcccccagagtgctgaaggttcgttcctatttcaatcctaattagattgctatggaatgttccatgggaaccactgagatggcagccaccttcaaaagtcgtgcacaagcacgtcttcccactgcctgggaccgtatacggctgataatgtatattagatggggtttttggtaagggatccactctcccccagagtgctgaaggttcgttcctatttcaatcctaattagattgctatggaatgttccatgggaaccactgagatggcagccaccttcaaaagtcgtgcacaagcacgtcttcccactgcctgggaccgtatacggctgataatgtatattagatggggtttttggtaagggatccactctcccccagagtgctgaaggttcgttcctatttcaatcctaattagattgctatggaatgttccatgggaaccactgagatggcagccaccttcaaaagtcgtgcacaagcacgtcttcccactgcctgggaccgtatacggctgataatgtatattagatggggtttttggtaagggatccactctcccccagagtgctgaaggttcgttcctatttcaatcctaattagattgctatggaatgttccatgggaaccactgagatggcagccaccttcaaaagtcgtgcacaagcacgtcttcccactgcctgggaccgtatacggctgataatgtatattagatggggtttttggtaagggatccactctcccccagagtgctgaaggttcgttcctatttcaatcctaattagattgctatggaatgttccatgggaaccactgagatggcagccaccttcaaaagtcgtgcacaagcacgtcttcccactgcctgggaccgtatacggctgataatgtatattagatggggtttttggtaagggatccactctcccccagagtgctgaaggttcgttcctatttcaatcctaattagattgctatggaatgttccatgggaaccactgagatggcagccaccttcaaaagtcgtgcacaagcacgtcttcccactgcctgggaccgtatacggctgataatgtatattagatggggtttttggtaagggatccactctcccccagagtgctgaaggttcgttcctatttcaatcctaattagattgctatggaatgttccatgggaaccactgagatggcagccaccttcaaaagtcgtgcacaagcacgtcttcccactgcctgggaccgtatacggctgataatgtatattagatggggtttttggtaagggatccactctcccccagagtgctgaaggttcgttcctatttcaatcctaattagattgctatggaatgttccatgggaaccactgagatggcagccaccttcaaaagtcgtgcacaagcacgtcttcccactgcctgggaccgtatacggctgataatgtatataagatggggtttttggtaagggatccactctcccccagagtgctgaaggttcgttcctatttcaatcctaattagattgctatggaatgttccatgggaaccactgagatggcagccaccttcaaaagtcgtgcacaagcacgtcttcccactgcctgggaccgtatacggctgataatgtatattagatggggttttttggtaagggatccactctcccccagagtgctgaaggttcgttcctatttcaatcctaattagattgctatggaatgttccatgggaaccactgagatggcagccaccttcaaaagtcgtgcacaagcacgtcttcccactgcctgggaccgtatacggctgataatgtatattagatggggtttttggtaagggatccactctcccccagagtgctgaaggttcgttcctatttcaatcctaattagattgctatggaatgttccatgggaaccactgagatggcagccaccttcaaaagtcgtgcacaagcacgtcttcccactgcctgggaccgtatacggctgataatgtatattagatggggtttttggtaagggatccactctcccccagagtgctgaaggttcgttcctatttcaatcctaattagattgctatggaatgttccatgggaaccactgagatggcagccaccttcaaaagtcgtgcacaagcacgtcttcccactgcctgggaccgtatacggctgataatgtatattagatggggtttttggtaagggatccactctcccccagagtgctgaaggttcgttcctatttcaatcctaattagattgctatggaatgttccatgggaaccactgagatggcagccaccttcaaaagtcgtgcacaagcacgtcttcccactgcctgggaccgtatacggctgataatgtatattagatggggtttttggtaagggatccactctcccccagagtgctgaaggttcgttcctatttcaatcctaattagattgctatggaatgttccatgggaaccactgagatggcagccaccttcaaaagtcgtgcacaagcacgtcttcccactgcctgggaccgtatacggctgataatgtatattagatggggtttttggtaagggatccactctcccccagagtgctgaaggttcgttcctatttcaatcctaattagattgctatggaatgttccatgggaaccactgagatggcagccaccttcaaaagtcgtgcacaagcacgtcttcccactgcctgggaccgtatacggctgataatgtatattagatggggtttttggtaagggatccactctcccccagagtgctgaaggttcgttcctatttcaatcctaattagattgctatggaatgttccatgggaaccactgagatggcagccaccttcaaaagtcgtgcacaagcacgtcttcccactgcctgggaccgtatacggctgataatgtatattagatggggtttttggtaagggatccactctcccccagagtgctgaaggttcgttcctatttcaatcctaattagattgctatggaatgttccatgggaaccactgagatggcagccaccttcaaaagtcgtgcacaagcacgtcttcccactgcctgggaccgtatacggctgataatgtatattagatggggtttttggtaagggatccactctcccccagagtgctgaaggttcgttcctatttcaatcctaattagattgctatggaatgttccatgggaaccactgagatggcagccaccttcaaaagtcgtgcacaagcacgtcttcccactgcctgggaccgtatacggctgataatgtatattagatggggtttttggtaagggatccactctcccccagagtgctgaaggttcgttcctatttcaatcctaattagattgctatggaatgttccatgggaaccactgagatggcagccaccttcaaaagtcgtgcacaagcacgtcttcccactgcctgggaccgtatacggctgataatgtatattagatggggtttttggtaagggatccactctcccccagagtgctgaaggttcgttcctatttcaatcctaattagattgctatggaatgttccatgggaaccactgagatggcagccaccttcaaaagtcgtgcacaagcacgtcttcccactgcctgggaccgtatacggctgataatgtatattagatggggtttttggtaagggatccactctcccccagagtgctgaaggttcgttcctttttcaatcctaattagattgctatggaatgttccatgggaaccactgagatggcagccaccttcaaaagtcgtgcacaagcacgtcttcccactgcctgggaccgtatacggctgataatgtatattagatggggtttttggtaagggatccactctcccccagagtgctgaaggttcgttcctatttcaatcctaattagattgctatggaatgttccatgggaaccactgagatggcagccaccttcaaaagtcgtgcacaagcacgtcttcccactgcctgggaccgtatacggctgataatgtatattagatggggtttttggtaagggatccactctcccccagagtgctgaaggttcgttcctatttcaatcctaattagattgctatggaatgttccatgggaaccactgagatggcagccaccttcaaaagtcgtgcacaagcacgtcttcccactgcctgggaccgtatacggctgataatgtatattagatggggtttttggtaagggatccactctcccccagagtgctgaaggttcgttcctatttcaatcctaattagattgctatggaatgttccatgggaaccactgagatggcagccaccttcaaaagtcgtgcacaagcacgtcttcccactgcctgggaccgtatacggctgataatgtatattagatggggtttttggtaagggatccactctcccccagagtgctgaaggttcgttcctatttcaatcctaattagattgctatggaatgttccatgggaaccactgagatggcagccaccttcaaaagtcgtgcacaagcacgtcttccccactgcctgggaccgtatacggctgataatgtatataagatggggtttttggtaagggatccactctcctccagagtgctgaaggttcgttcctatttcaatcctaattagattgctatggaatgttccatgggaaccactgagatatggcagccaccttcaaaagtcgtgcatgAGCACGTCTTCCTACTTGCCTGGGACCGTattacggctgataatgtatgtaatatgtgttATTTGACCCGAAGATCCCGTTTCCGAGCTGAAGCTCAGGGCTCGTTCCCCGAGTTAGTTATATGcttcaaaatgaattatttaagtGTTAAGTTCTTAATTTTCACCTCTGATGCATCGCAGATataaggtaaataaatattGAGCGCAACTGAAGATATGGtatcagtaaaataaattataatcgACAGAAAAAGCTCTCAGATGGCTTATAAAGATGTGTGCTGTAGATATAGTACGTGAAAAACTCCGAAAGATTACAGTTATTCCaaagaattaaacaaaaaaaaaatgggacTATATATAATTTCGCTGCATCCGTCAAAACAGGTGACACTTGAATacgaataactgtctaactttacttTACCCGGCcagaagtaaagttagacagttattcgttattcgaataacgaataacgaataacgaataactgtccaaCTTTATCTTGCTGCGATGGTCCCATTACCTGGCGTTCTAGATGTCACAGTGGTCGTGACAGCCTTCTGTGGCGTTGAAGGACTTGGTAGTCCTGCAAATGCTGCCATTTCTTTTAACTTCAGCTTATTAATGGCTTTGGGTTTCGTCCTTACTTCCTTCTTTTGCTGTTTTGCTTGGTCACTCTCTTCCTGAAGTGCTGTGCTACAGGAACCTGTCTCTTCCTTTAGCGCCCTCTTTAACTTTATACTGGCACCCCGTTTTCCTGAAGAAAGTTTCATCTCCTTTCCTGATGAGATTAAATTATTAGCATTCTCCTCCTTTGAAAGGTTTATCTCtttttcagccatttttttgAAGTTTCTGCATTTGATGAGACCTGGTagaaacagcaaaatgaatttCTGAgaatatttaatacaaaaatagtCGTAACACGATATCGCAAAAacgaagaaaaaatatatttgatttataacCTAAACTAAATAAATCTTCAAATCCGATGCATATTGGGTCGATGTTACAACTTTTGCTCTCTCAATATGTACAATTAAGATtagttaaaataatatttaatcaGATACTGGATACTAGATTTATGGATTATCTAATCGTTTAAAAAGATATTGAATATTGAAATCGTGGTTTCAATTTACACTGCATCTTGGTACTCgtaatagatacatgtacacatcTTCGGACTATTTTGACAAGCATGTGaacaattgaaatatatacgaaatattaattttcggatttatttcattttgaggggacatatttgaaaataaaaatcctGAAAAGGCATCGTGCAAAATACGTGGCCAGAAGCATATTAATGTAGCTAAAGTTAAAGTTGTTTGTAGATTGTGTCATCTTCAGAAAAAACGATATTATGGATaacttttacaaacaaaacTAAACTGTAGTTAAGATTCTTAGAGATGGGAATTGAAATTGCTTAATAGATTTAATTCTATTCAAATCCTTTTTTTGCCATGGGACATATATTAAATTCAGAATTTTAGTTTAATCGTACCGGGCGTAATATAGAGGTATATTTCTGCAGAATTACTCGAATGTATCACAGATCTTATTTTATGGTCAGACACCTTACACATGTTTGTAACATAACAAATAGTAAATTCTGTCAATTCCGTCCTGATCACGACTATACATGTCTAGATTATAAAGAGACGAGAAATCGGACACTCTGGAGAGCAGGTGGTCATGCCGTCTGATGTAGGTCAGATATAGGGGCTAGCGTTTCACACGCTGATAACGCTAGCAACACGCTGACTTCATGTTGACGCCAAGTTCTGTAGGTTGTGTCAGGGGTTATAAAACTAAGGGTTTCTAATGTATATCACCATTCGTTATCAatacatataacaaaaaaatcTATTATATACTACCCTCATACCCGGAAACGAATTATACGTGACGGTACTTTAAAccctactccaacaatgttggCGACGATACACTTTTGATCATTGCGTCGTATCTAAACATACTGCCGTGTATAGGCCTAATGCCGCCAGAAAATATTGCAAGCACGCATATGCATCAGTTGCCTACTGCAGATGTGACTGTAAATTCATTTCTGATAAATAGTAATTTGAAAAACATTAATTGTCAAGAAAAATCCAGCAATCGAAAGAGTGAAACTGGTTATCATTACGTGACGCCATTTAGGCATTACTAATTATGGTTCATCTAATTCATATCTGATTTAAGCATGCAATTTCTTTAACCATATTGTGGTATCCaacatttgatatataaatgttaaagttttagctacacacaataaaatgtgaaaaaaattatttcaaatgataTCTATTAACCCGCAATCGACCTAAATTTCAGCTAAGCTAAGAGTACCTCGGACTGAAACCACGTGCACCGATCCGATATATATATTGAGTCATAGGGTCGACATTTAATCAGACAATTAAGaagatttattaaaataatttatatcattattaatttATAAGTTCATGTGACTCTACTGTAGTTTGAGCCATCCTAGCCACTCATATTCACCGTATTGCCATTCTATCAATCAATCCCGGTTAGTACAGCTCggtgtaatttatatattttagagaaaaaaaatgatttgcgAACCATTACCTTACCAATAGTAAAATTATACCGGTAAGTaagttaaaagaaaagaaaataacaaagtCTGTTCCAGGCCAGACGCGTCAACAAAGGACTTATTATAAATCCCTGGTGTACACTAGCAAAAGTAAAATTTCCAAAATGTACTCACATAATGTAcatgaataaaaataacatttgaaatTAGGACTAAATAAAACCAGAGAATTAAAAAGTTCTCTTTGATGAAACTCATTGTAAAGATATGTCTTTACATGATCAAATACAGTGATCCGcgtaaacatataaaaaaaacttgttaaCTAATATTGTGCCCTgccaatttcatttttattattacatgCACATGTAAGAAATGCAAGTAAAACTAGTAAATATCATtgtttgaaacatcgaattacCGTATATTGCTTATATGAACTCTTAATGGACATGGTTCAACCAGTTATTTTACACATATACGAGATAAGATGTCATATGCACAGTCACACCATGCAATCACCACAAATTAACACTTCATATATAAATTCTAACATgttttggatatatatatattatcaaataaatgtatgtacaacaataataaaatgtatgtactTACTTCCGGAAAATATAACCACTCCTTCATAAGGCATATCTTCCACCACTGTTCTGCCATCATCAGTTATATTGGACGTTTTCCATAACACCTTTACATGTTCATCCTCTCCAAATACAACCTTGTCTTTGACGACAATCTGAATTGTTTTATCCTCTTggaaaaaaactgaaaaatgtGTATCCGTCTTCTCGAAATGTGCCATATTGAGAGTGTGTAATTCTGCAATATTATTCGGACTGTCTCCTTTTTCAAATATCCAACGCGAGCCCCTTCCCGTGATGCATTACAGTATGAAACGCTACTCGGCCCATCCTCTTGTACCCCCCACCCCCTACCCCCCACATTCCTCTCGCATATCCTAATATATATGCCCTCCGGCCCCTTGTCTCCCACGTGCCAAATCATAAAAACAGCACGATCGTTCACAATGGCGGACAGTAAAGCTGAAACGATGGACATCACATCAAACGAAAGAAAGCGACGAGGACCATATAAAAGTGGGAAACAGGTAATTGTCTTTTTATGATCATTACATAATTACACAAGTAAGCTTTAAAATTAGATGTGCTCATAACGGATGATAGTCTACCTCTGAATCATGAATTACGCATTATATAGATATTCTGTAAGGCTCTTTATATCTTGACTCAATTTTGCCGATTGTTGTCGAATATTTGTGATCACGTACAGGTATCAGGTGCCAGACAATCATCAGATTGCGTGAAATTAAATAACACCTGTGTGTAATTACGATCATGTCACTTCAATTACTGTACCATTAGCCGATATATGACAGTAAAACAGCGAGCTAGACAAGAAAAATGCATGACtactagtaattatatatatattaaattaatgaaCTGTACCTGTTTTAAAGCATCTATCACTTAAATGATTGTAGGCTATTTTTCCATTATTCTTTTTCCATAATTTTCGCATTTTCAGTCCACTATTCAAATCgtctttcgtccgtggtccgtcgtccgtcttgttatcgctattacTGAgaggatttgtctcaaatttaaCATGCAGGTCAcgctagggctctagttgtgcgtTTTGctttttgggaccgatcggtcaacaagatggccgacaggccgccatcttggattttgacaattaaagtttgttcCCACTATATcttaaaaagtactgaagggacctgtcttaaatttcatgtgtaggtctCGTTAGGACtatatttgtgcatattgcattttgggtctgatcggtcaacaagatggccgacaggtcgtcatcttggattttgatagttaaattttgtaactgctatttttcagaaagtactgaagggatctttctcacatTCAATATGTAGTATGAGGTCAGAGTGCGCAAAGCTGAGAAGAAATCCTTCTTTTAATTGTGAAATGTAGGTTATTAATTGATGGGCGCCAAGAtctctctgggatctcttgtttatttctttaaagttatatacattTCTATTTGTTGTCATAATGACTCTTAAAGTTGAACTAATCAACACTCGGGTTTGAATAGCTTTCGTATTAACAAAAAATAGCTGTCCGTTAACtacatgcatgttttttttcttgcaGCAAGCAAAACATGCGATGGCCAACATTGACGTTCCATGCAAAGCAATTCGGCATGAGTGTTTACTCCAGAGCGATGGGATTCAACATGTTTCAAATAAACCTTATGAACCAACTGTTGCCATCAAAGATGCGAATAATGCAAATATAATCATTGCGACGGCTGGGTGTACATCTGTACCAGTCAGTAACGAACCGGTTAGCTTTGATATCAGGGATACTAACAAAAAAGATGATCTGATTTTGGGTACCACAGAGAAAGACACTTTCATCGACACCGGTGATACCGAAAAACAGTTCAATAATGACGAAACAGATGATACTATTTTGGATACCACAGACGCAGACACTTTCATCAACTCCGATGATATCGAAAAACAACCCAATGCTGATAACCCGTACTCAGATAATGACTTTAATGAGACGTTCGATGACCAGTTTGAAGATATCCTACAAGCTATGACAGAGGAAGCAAAAGCAAGAGATTCGGATATCTTAGCCAACGATGACGACGAAAATGGATGGTTGAATGTGGAAGTAGCAGAGCACCTTTCTGTAGCGGTGACATCCGACATCCCGGCATGCATCGAAAGAGAAACAAAAGTTGAAGGTGATCCTTTAGAGAAACCGTTGTTTACCGAATCTCATCATACTCTCGGCGTTACCGTACTGCTCATATGTTGCTTCATGATACGATTCCGCTTACCTGATGAAGCTTTATCATATTTGTTACGCATATTTGCGTGTTTGCTTCCGCATGGCCACCGCTTAATGAGAACTTTGTACCATTTCAAAACGACACTAAAACAATATGCTTGTGACATGTTACCCACTGTTGTGTATCATTGCAATAGTTGCTATTCCATAGTTCAGAAAAAGAGTAGGACTTGCCAATCATGCAATGTGTCACTTGCTAGCCCGGGTGCAGTAGCGTATTTTTTGGAGCTCAAATTGGTTTCTCAGTTAGCTTCGTTGTGGAAAAATGAAGACTTCAGTACGCTAGTACGAACACACCGCTTCCAACACTTTGAGAAAAACTCTGAATGTAgaatgtttgatatttatgaCGGAAATGTGTACAAGAAACTGTTTGACAACGATGGCATACTTAGTAATCCAAACAACATTTCATTTTCACTAAATACTGACGGTGCCCCAATGTTTAAGTCATCAAGTGTTAGCATATGGCCAGTTTACTTACTCATAAACGAACTCCCTATTTCACAAAGAAAAAAACGAATGCATTCTCTTTTCTACGGTGTTTGGATATCTTCTAAAAAACCACAAATGTGGTCATTCCTCAAGCCATTATTTTATGAGTTAAAGCACTTGGAATCTGACGGTTATGCATTTATTGATCATACAGGCAAGAGCTTCATTTCGAAGTGTGTATTAATGACATGTACATGCGATCTACCTGCACGGGCTCTCGTTTACAACTGTAATCAGTTTAATGGTGGACATAGCTGTTGGTACTGTCTTCAAAGTGGAGAGACATATAGACATGCTACAGGTGGAATTTCACACATTTTCCCATTTTTGGATGAAAATCCCAAGGGACCAGCTCGAACAAAGGAGAGTGTTATCAGAGACATAAATAAAGCATcagaaaatgttacaaataatGTAACAAAGTCAACGGTAAATGGACATAAAGGGAAGTTTTGGTTTATGTTTTTAGACACTTTCAGTTACATAGATAGCTGTGTTATCGATTACATGCACGGAGTGTGTCTTGGGGTAATGAAAACGCTTCTTAACATTTGGTTTGACAGAAAAAATAAAGACATGGAATCATCCTTTTTCACAAAAAGAGAGGTCG
The DNA window shown above is from Argopecten irradians isolate NY unplaced genomic scaffold, Ai_NY scaffold_1232, whole genome shotgun sequence and carries:
- the LOC138314031 gene encoding LOW QUALITY PROTEIN: uncharacterized protein (The sequence of the model RefSeq protein was modified relative to this genomic sequence to represent the inferred CDS: inserted 1 base in 1 codon), giving the protein MPSGPLSPTCQIIKTARSFTMADSKAETMDITSNERKRRGPYKSGKQQAKHAMANIDVPCKAIRHECLLQSDGIQHVSNKPYEPTVAIKDANNANIIIATAGCTSVPVSNEPVSFDIRDTNKKDDLILGTTEKDTFIDTGDTEKQFNNDETDDTILDTTDADTFINSDDIEKQPNADNPYSDNDFNETFDDQFEDILQAMTEEAKARDSDILANDDDENGWLNVEVAEHLSVAVTSDIPACIERETKVEGDPLEKPLFTESHHTLGVTVLLICCFMIRFRLPDEALSYLLRIFACLLPHGHRLMRTLYHFKTTLKQYACDMLPTVVYHCNSCYSIVQKKSRTCQSCNVSLASPGAVAYFLELKLVSQLASLWKNEDFSTLVRTHRFQHFEKNSECRMFDIYDGNVYKKLFDNDGILSNPNNISFSLNTDGAPMFKSSSVSIWPVYLLINELPISQRKKRMHSLFYGVWISSKKPQMWSFLKPLFYELKHLESDGYAFIDHTGKSFISKCVLMTCTCDLPARALVYNCNQFNGGHSCWYCLQSGETYRHATGGISHIFPFLDENPKGPARTKESVIRDINKASENVTNNVTKSTVNGHKGKFWFMFLDTFSYIDSCVIDYMHGVCLGVMKTLLNIWFDRKNKDMESSFFTKREVVNKYLQSIKPTMFVTRIPRSLDELVHWKSSEYRNFLLYWGVPILRHVLDPDNFTHFCLLARAIFLLSKEGITTVELQTAETALVLFVENMKMLYGERYLTLNVHQLLHLTDCVRNTGPLYVNNCFIFEDLNGYIVKQIHGTQGIDTQITTIISMLKAPSNLYNIYLKNTNDNEIKEIYNELSDSVVTRHRDLVEXEDGIRPLGKTKMKELNEEERKSAFILGIKNKDVKEFFRVNMYKKGFYVCGECYTRLEKRQQCVVTYFKGNEIEFGTVHSFIQSEENHPKRTINLAIIKPFKKVQALACIWEVVADPKVECIPIQNILNVNNLVTIENTDYVCPSPNRYDRD
- the LOC138314032 gene encoding uncharacterized protein; the protein is MAHFEKTDTHFSVFFQEDKTIQIVVKDKVVFGEDEHVKVLWKTSNITDDGRTVVEDMPYEGVVIFSGSLIKCRNFKKMAEKEINLSKEENANNLISSGKEMKLSSGKRGASIKLKRALKEETGSCSTALQEESDQAKQQKKEVRTKPKAINKLKLKEMAAFAGLPSPSTPQKAVTTTVTSRTPGNGTIAAR